The window taatttgaagtTTACAACCTCGTagcaatttttaactgtctaaattcccatgagtatttcccctgcatgtcggttacagaaataagtctgccagaaacctataaaatttttagtaaaaaaattgaaatagcaATTTAAAAGTATAAAGTATAAACTATCTAGAGGTTCCACTGACAGGAttcaggggtgcagggatggcgcagtggtgagagcactcgcctcccaccaatgtggcccgggttcgattcccagacttgacgtcatatgtgggttgaatttgttggttctctactctgcaccaagaggttttctccgggtactccggtttcccctctcctcaaaaaaccaacatttgacttgatttactttcattgttcatttcagtttacagtgtccccaattagcgctccagcgctagaacgactagacacttaaataaagttcctttcctttccttggtTGTtatgtgtttgccagagttgttcgaaaatatcccaactgtttgtttttgttttgtggttggtggtcacgcgtgactgacaccgaatTAAGACACCgaacatttgaatttttaacgcatgctcaatacgaaatgtgcAGGCCGCgagcagagtcttctttcctcttcccgacttatctaggaagatcgaaagagactgctcgcagggtatctGAAtatgaaacagtgttgtagattTAATCCTTCAATTAAGACATTCtctcaaaattgttgaaaccggtttgagccaccttaagttttATACGGTGATAACCGTCGCGTCAAACGCCATCGCAAAGTGCGCTGCAACTGATATTCTGCCCTTTACAAGGACAGACCACAATCACCTGTCTGCGAATAATGGTTTCGCGCCTTACCGTCCCACAGAGGGTATGGACAAGGGGTTGTAAAACGGAGCTAAGGTTTATACTTACCCGAGAAGACCAAACCTTCCAAGAGCTCCGAATGTTAGTCCTATTAAAATGAATTACATGGGCTACCCGTATAGCATAGCTTTATtgtgatagttttttttaatgtaacttgGTGTTGAAAAATGGCATCGTCaagtttaaatttatttatttattttatttattgttagCTTTTCAATAAGCCAATTACGATAAATCAATATTCaagcatggctaagaggcttttaTGGTCAAATTTAACCATgaagccatgtgtgaatattgatatggCCTCGCTTTATTCTTCGCTATTCTGGAAAGTGTGACAAATACAAAATAAGCAGTACTTTGTTTTGTAAGCATTTTTTTTACGCCTGGTTGCATTTTTGAAGGGACCAGTTATCTCTAAGTAACCTCTCACcacgccattttccgaagttatGGTAATTTGTTCATTTACACTGCGTGTTTCATAAACATGTGAATCCTGAAGCTCAAATTCAAATCATCGGTTTTCATCGCTGTCAATCATCATTGCGGAACGTGTGACTGGGGTCCGGCATACAACGTCGTGATTGGTTGATTTCGGCCCTCTCTGTAGTTTTCCGTTTTCAGTGGCGGCAAATGTGATTGATAGCACTAAAAACGAAACCGCTGATCTTATTTTCAACCTTAAAACCCGATTTTTATCAAAGGCTCAAAAATCCTTGCGTATCAATTAGTATAATGATAATTATCTTATTCCGCCTTTTTTGGAAACAGTAACCTGCTGGACGCATTTGAAAAACCTCATTCTGTCTTTTAAATTCCTGGGCAGTTTTAATCGCCAGTGCTCCTCGAAGAAAGAACGTTCTAAAAGGTAAGAAGTATTGATAAGTATGCGAGAACAACACTTAAGGTCTTATTAACAAATGCTAGCGTTATTTGTTCTCAAAAAATCGTTCACAAATAATCAAGCAACTTAACCATCTTATCAACTTGATATTTGCGATTCCAAAGTATTATATCACTTCCCAAAGGAAGGAGCTatttattgaagaaaaaaataacatacaacATGTTACAAACACGAATTCACTTGTTCGTGGTAAACGTTTTCCCCTAATATGCCCATAGGCgtaaaataacttttaaaactTGGTACAGACCCCtaaaaatgtgtttgaaaacgTAAGTCTCCAAATAAGTAATCAAAATAATGTTTTATGCTCTTACCGACTGGACACTTTCTTCACTAGCGTTTAAAGCTTCATCATCCCATCACCAATTCGGTTCGTACATCTAAAACACTCAAAAGAAGCCTGTGATTTTGGGATTTTGACTTTCATTTTTGGCCTCTcccatatttctttctttctttctttctttctttctttctttctttctccatTGTGTACGTTTTCCCACTTATTCTGGGAAACGAAATAAAACTTAGACTGCAAAACATTAGCTTTTCGAATTCTCGCGCGCCaagcgcgcgagcctcacacgCCCGTTCGAAGGAAAAAACACCGACTGTCAGTcagttttattttgaattcGTTCTGGCCAGGGGGTTCAAAACTGTCATTGAGCTGTTCTCTTTGCGAACGTGATACCCTTAAATGTTAATTTCGCGGGAGAAGAACGCGTCCTGTTGTCAGTTGCGACGGCGTTCGATATTAACGAACTACTTCCTCTGCAAAATGTTGCAGTTATTTTAAAACAGAAAGTGGAATTACAGAACGCAAACAAAACCTGTCCCGCGAAGAGGGATGAAACCAAAAGAGCTGAGTGCTTCAGACAACTGCAGAATGCGCGGATGTtgtattaaattttaaaaataggcGCTCGAGATTCGCATGTGAGTATTGCGGAGATGTAAAAAGGGGAAAATatggaagaagaagaatatTATCACTGTATTCTGTCATGTGAATAGGGGAAGCTGACCTCTGAGAATTGATTCACCACAGCTTTCATATAGATAGTTTCTCGACCACAAAATTTAGGTGCAATAGATCATTTTCATTGTCACGCAAAAAGATTCGAAACGTTCGATGAAAAAGGCTAATAACTTGGAATGTTGCAGGAACCAACTTTAGAAACCatctctccaattctcagatcTGTGCGGTTCATCGTTTTTGTGCtttttgtcgaagcgtttcacacAACTTTATAGCCGAATTTTGTGTAAGTAGATCAAAGTGCTTCAACATCTGGACTTCACTTTGTCATGAAAGGGCTTACTtctcgctcatgagataaataCATATGTATGAATATATCTCCTAATGTTCTTTACTCACTCTTCGTTTTCACCGTCGCCTCAGACATTTCGCTTGAAAAGACACATTCGTCCAACGCAAAAATACGGCTGTTTTGCAGGCTAAATAAAACTAACGGTATGCAGTTAGGACAAGGGACCAAAAGAAGGAATGATAGCTACAGATACACTGCAGTACGtgtaatttattttcaaacaaagcGTTAAACTCTGTTCGTCGCCGGAAATTATTGAGTTAAGATGCCCTCTTCGCAGTTAATTAAGTCGCTTGAACAGTTTCGAAAAGCATGAAAAAAATCCAAGCTAGAATGGCTGTTTTTTCaagacagccgttgtctcgcttaacattcctgaaagtggtttgttttcagagttagttaagcgacttaaaaatgatacggGTTTTCAAAGGTAATATTAAGCGATGAAAAAGCACGTGCCAATagagtaataaaaataataaaaatagcaagCAACTCCTCAttacctggtttggtggcttaaatttaaatAGCATTCCATTGAAGTTTGCCGACTcacttaactttaagcgagttggagAAGCAACTGTTCTCACGCGATttccggttgtcactcgctaagcgaccttaAACCGCttgtgaaaacacggccaatgTGACGTAAAAGTATGATCACGCGAATATATGTTTTCTCGCGACGTCATCTCCTTCATGTTGGTGGGCGAAAACAAAAGGTCTCTCATTACctccttttgtttgtccaccagcaatCGCACATTAcaccattgttatctgtgtctatggagattggttgcaaattaaCCATCTTTACTTTCTCAAAACGTATGGGAAATCTACGAAAGAGAGTGCATTTACTTTCGTGATTTGTGGGCACGAGTGATGCTTTGAAATTCTAAATCGCGGTCACTgtcttattttcttttgtcacTCTGTAATTTGAGAACATTCAAAcataaaggcgctgttacactgtgcaattttccGTGCAGCTTATATCGCGACGTCATTTCGAGGCAAGTTGCACGAAtcattgcccaatgtaacataccaAGCATCGGCCAATAAACTTGCGAGACCAGTTGCAAGAACcattgcggaaagtagaattgatTTCTAATTTCCGCAACGCTTGCAAGTATTGCGaagtgtaacatctgtcctaCAACTTTTGTCGCAACGGTCTGTGGCACCAaccaatgatgaaaatgttcctttaacctcatgtgatcatcgaaatgAGACAAGTGTGCATTTAACGTTGCTCAGTGTAACAcccgtaaaacaacttgtttggTCATGAtgtgagaacgtttgtagaaatggcgttgcgagacaaattGCACGAAATtgaattgcacagtgtaacagcgccctAATGTACGAGTTCCGATACGATTTGCCGGAACGCATGAATAGGAGCTTTCCTCTCCCATACAAACCCTATGAgacaacctttgcgcgtatctttctatttttagaaccctacgagttcttcggctctgcacgcactgtttagaatggacaatcgttttcgatgcggttactCCTtgtgtttacacgacaccgatcgagactgtcgccgaaaccgtgtcgatttgaaaccgcttCCAacagtggagcgttttcaaaacgatgcggtttcgtGTGTCGTATAAtaagcgaaaccgcatcgaattgaatacggttactattttgatgtgaaatttgcattgttcaatttgaaatagtgaatttagcacgtagtgcagcgctcgcttataccatcacgacttggaGTTTCTTGCGAAAACGGTTCCGcttaaacacttccaaaccgcatcgattttgacgcagtttcgaagtcatgaaactgtgtcgatgtgaaaccgtgttcgtgtaaacgctgcctcatTTCCACGACGTTTTCAGGAATAACCTTTGCTCTATAAAAATATGCCgcttcaaagaaaatgcatatttagAAAGCACTTGCCGGTTACTGTGTCAACCAGAGAGGGCAGGATATAATTGACAGTATTGAATGAGAGTTGAGACGATTACCGTTAACATCTCCAAGTAACAAATGAACAGGTAACTAAATagggaaatatttatttggattAGCAAATGAAATTCTTTTTGTTCCTGCGAAGTATGGAGCACTTGAGCAATAGgacactttcgatatattaaaattcagcttctAAGACTGAGGAAACTAAGAGGacgaagacaaaggaaagtgggtgATATGATAATATCTATCACATTGCTTGCAActagtttctattgtttttgtcctcacagcctcactatcaagctgaattatTCAGTATAATTTCGAAAATGGCCGAAAACAACTGGCAAAAAGGATATAGCTTAGTATAACCTTATCTAACATATGACTTAggtcattattattaaatctCGAATTCAATCGCGTTCacacgatttcctatacttagaATAATTTACGCTGAATTAGCGGATTTTTCTGGAGGCGCGTCTTTAtttgtttgttcgtttttaTTGTCATATTGTGAATGCAATActcttaaataacacaaaatgCGTTCTACATTGCAGAACCAAGCCAAAATGTGGTCGAAATTACGGATAATTTTGTGTGGAATTCTCACCGGTTTAATGTTCGcattattgcattttttgttcATGTCGACGACACGGAGAAGACAAGATGCTTACCTAATACAGAAAGAACAGGACGCTCTGACAAGCAACGTTAAAGGTACGGAAAATCTCGTAAACTGTGGCTCTGGATacaaaaaatttggttttatcgacggagttgataatttaaatttgcccCCTTACAGAGAttctagcttttagaatctctgtacggtggtcaatttacagtatgaactctgttgataaaaccaaatgtttGCATACTActtcttccccaccgacgcagcaccacagtttttttagaaactacccccttcattcatttgtggCTCTGCATAGGTGGGGataccctgccagcagagcctttcgtAACTCGTCGAGAActgaaaggactctgcagaaatcgtgtaaaGTCTGTATTTAGTATGCGCAAGCTTTtacttggagacagtttcaaacccaggccaagtctcgatcgcactcctagatgccatattgattttcatAATGAAGGCTCGACTTTGACCCTCGCCTTGTCAAAGTAAGTATAGGAAAGCAgggaaataataaaaaaagagaaaatataatAGGGATAATTGTATTGATTTTCTGCTGGGAATGAAATTGTCGAAATGTTTGAAGTGAACTGGAGTTGGTTAATGTGTATTTTTTccaacggtcgttgccatttgagcCGGTAGATGCCATATATAACGGTCGAATACAAACTTCACTGCAAAgagaattaaaagaaacaaaccacgaaaaaatattaacaaaaattaagacaaaaaaggaaaaagttacacatttataaaagaaaaaatggaggaaaaaaagagtccgaaaatttcaagactcgaacttgGGTTCTTAGcgctcaccctaaacagaaccctaactcatatgaccagcgagacacaactcccagtaaccgcaaccttttgagttcttagacctaatgagtgtaattcagagctaaaaaatggcatcgaccgtttcaaatggcaacgaccgttctgagaaatggcaacgaccgtttacgaaagggaaatagtcTTCGGCGATACTAGGAAAAGACCACGGAGTCTAATGAAGGAACTTCCGATTACTAGTATTCGATTTTTTGACATCATTCAGACCAGTGTAAACCCAATTCTTGGTCCGTTTTACACCTAAttgacacggcggccatgttggatggcaatacaaTACAGTTTCTTTtccagaatttgcataataataaagtttagttcccagcTGAGAGACAGGTTATTAttcttgccatccaacatggctaccgtgacgtcacatgcaaACCAGCGACCACCCTATAATAtctcaattttttgttttttcttagaAGAGACAAGGGATCTTGCTTCCCTTAAAGCAAACAAAACCGACCCAAAGAGTGCTCTACATAAGGCATATGGCCGCGTTCACACCATCTTGTTTTTTGTTGGGTATCCTCGAAGTTGTCACAGCCTTCTCGGCTCCCTTTTGGACGCTCATCCACACATGGTTATCTCGGATGAACCGATGGCGTTTTCCAGATGGAAGAATCGTCAGACGACCTGGATTAGCGAATCTATTTCTTCGTTTTATGATACAATATCAAGTGCTTCGGAACGCGCCTCTACCAATGGTAGAACATCCTTTTCTTCAGAGGGCACCGTCACAAATACAAGCTCGGCCTACGGTTATCATGTGCCAAACCAATGGCAGGGAAGATATGACGAGTACATTGAAGTAAGAAGCAAAAATGTTCATATTACCTGCACTGCTTGTCAGAGGTTTCTTCGATTCAGTTCAGTGGGGGATCCAGGGGAGGGGCCCCCGGAGTCAATTTGAATTAATCGAGTAATCCGGTAGCTGTTCCAGACTGCCTTTCTCATTGGTCCCCAtgacctaatctcgtacccagatctcccacggtcatacggaagggagatctggtaaagttcgatttcgagcatactcagtgccagcgaggcccgaaatacgggcttttctatcactgcgcatgttcgtactcactgttgtgattttgggtgattttgcggaataaacatggatttcgagagtattcttgaagagattattttgggtagaggacaaggaacccttaaacttaagccgaaacagaaagaagcgctacaacggtcgagattgtttaattgtcggagcaactgcagaatcgctgaagcgagcgcttaggcttaatcaataaacgagtgctattttcttcacacgatctcgtgcaaagtgtagttaaccaaaccgtaaattgaaagcgaaaatgttaaaaagggtttaggcctaattgcTGAACCGaatgcttaggcttaatcagtaaagtagtgctattttcttcacaaatctcgtgaaaagtgtagttaaccaaaccgtaaattgaaagcgaaaatgttaaagagtgcttagacctaatcactgcaacgagcgctattttcttgacacgatctcctGAAAAATGTAGTTGATCTAACCCGTAAAATTCACAagtgatcactacttaattcgcgagtcacgctttttaaagcgctggtcctgtctgtccgaaggcaccagGCACGAGTCACACACCAGATTATGatgttggtgttgtctagcgctggcgcgcggggcgcgaagggtagtaatgaatagcgctcgttgcagtgattaggtctaagcactctttaacattttcgctttcaatttactaataaattcaagttgaagtatgtaatttattcaaaacagtatttctcgttcttaaaagaacgagaaatactgttttgaataaattacatacttcaacttgaatttattagtttcttcGTAcggcgtagcaagctacgcagaactttattcgtgTGGCAGGGTatgtggggctttcgtcggcaCTATTTAAgtaaacgtcgcaaatttttaaaatgattttcctcaactgtaaagcttttccagcgtcggaaaaaaaaaaactttcatccgcacaactggcatttattcaaaacagcacaagAGCTTGCGAAAAACAAACCTTCACGAAGTGCCCCGCAAAATAAgacaatcggagcgtagattgcattgacGCAACCTTTTTTCAGTGGcaaatgaaaaatggtgtactgtcgaactttaccagatctcacatttccagtgacagagtgagatctgggtacgataTTACCCATGACCTGGAGCTTCTTCTGTTATCAGGACTAAGTGGAAGATTTCTATTTTATAATCTATTTTTTAGTTCTCAAATCGAAGAAAGAGTCTGAAAAGCTACAGGGTCTCCCAGAGGTTCTGCCAATAGGATATTTTGAAGTCGAGCTTTACATTTTAACTATACGTAGACTACCATGACAATGATACTGAGAATTCATGTGCCATTATACATGGCTCTAGCTCTTCAAACTCAGCCGACGTTATGTATTTTCTCATTAACAGATAATCGGTGACAAAGCTGGCGCTTTCACAGCTTCAGCGTTGTTAAGCAGTAATGCGGTCGACGCAGTACATCTTTTGCAGAAGGCTTCTGGCGCCAAAGTGAAGTTTGTTCACGTGGTACGAAATCCATTTGATAACATCGCCACCATGGTTTTAAGGCATAAAGACATCCGAGAGAGAACCGGAGATCATCAACAAAAGGTAAGAACACGGAAACAAACTATAAAACTTAAATTAAGGTAAAAGGAAGCTTATCCTTTGGCCACTTTTATTGGTTTTTGAAGGAACTAATCTAGTTTACGAGATGCGTAAAACAAAACCATTCAGCGAAATGAAAACCCGAAGACTCGCTCGTAGTTTTCTTGTGCTACAATGACCAAAAagtcaattcttcttttttctttggaattcaaAACTattaatttgttggttctctaatctgctcctaaaggtttttctttttctccgggtactctggtttccccctctcctcaaaaaccaatgttttaTTTGAATTCAATTTCTTTAAATTCTAAACATAGCGTCCCCAATTATAGTGTCCCAGTACTtgaagacttgacacttaaataaattattattattattattattaacgtaCAGTTTTCCATGACGTtctcgtcggtcaacattctcGTTCCTTTTGGACACGGGGTAGGAGAAACGACCGATTCTGGTGGCAGGGAGACTCACCGGATGTCACTGACTTTCTGACTTCCTTTAGCGCATGCGGAATAGCCAAGAGGATGATCCACCATTACTTGATTAATAGCTTtcttttcaaatgacgtcacaatctagCGCCCAAAGCATTACGGGATTAATTTGCGgacaaaaacaaagacattTTTGCAATGTTTGTACAAATTCCCCTCCAATAATGCTTTGTAATAAGGCGTTACGATCTATTTTAATCACTTGTTTTTGGCTCTGGGGACAAAGATGGTCGACCAATTAACGCTATTCGTTTAATAGCATTTTTCGCAAGGATTATGGGATTGAAACACGGACAAAAttaatcccataatgctttgggcGCTAAGtcttgacgtcatttgaaaagaGTGCTGTTAATCAACAACAagatttcattcattcattcattcattcattcattgcaACCCACAGGTAGAAGCACCAGAAATAATGGCGACAAAAATAAGAGAGTACTTTCACTTTGCCGAGGGAAGCCAAAAGGCCAGATCGGAATTCCCAAGCCAAGTGATTGATATCCCAAGCAAAGATTTCGTGCAGTTCCCAGCGGAAACACTTCGGAGAGTATGCGACTTTCTGGAAATTGGATGTTCGGAACGCTATATACAGGAGTGCTCGTCCGTTGTGGATACAGTCCCCTCAAAGACGCGGGATTTTGTTGAATGGAGTGTTGAGAACAAAATGAAGGTTGAAAATGAGATGAAAAGGTTTCCTTTTTTAAAGGATTATTCGTATAATGATTAAGGTTGTTGAGTTTAGATTTGATAGTGACTCCATCTAGTCGTAGTCTTCTACGTTCATAACTTGCACACACAAACCGAATATCTCTAGTGACAGCGGGCAATGATCAACATTGCGTATGTCATATCGGTAACGTAAGCAAAAATCGATCAACTGCTTGCATGTAATGGGTACTTGTAAGTCAAAGCGAGATGATACCCAAAAAGAGATATGAGATTTTTAGTAAATATATGTCCCTCTTGGACTTGTTTTAAAGGTCAATTCGTTGGACTGATGTGTTCCcatgaaaggactcgatgaaataaatgtatgtattcGAAGTGAGAgtgatttaacaaattgatgtcagtttttcactagctgtggatccacgaggcggtAGCgggacaaaaatgcgagaaacttcaattttattcaatctgacgcgaccaAATTCATAACTTGCCTCGCTCTCTCATTGGCTAATAGAAAAAAACGGAGACTTTCTATTGGTCAAAAAGTGAGAGATAGACGTTTGACAAAcgtttgcataaattaaactctTCGA of the Montipora capricornis isolate CH-2021 chromosome 7, ASM3666992v2, whole genome shotgun sequence genome contains:
- the LOC138057828 gene encoding uncharacterized protein, whose amino-acid sequence is MWSKLRIILCGILTGLMFALLHFLFMSTTRRRQDAYLIQKEQDALTSNVKEETRDLASLKANKTDPKSALHKAYGRVHTILFFVGYPRSCHSLLGSLLDAHPHMVISDEPMAFSRWKNRQTTWISESISSFYDTISSASERASTNGRTSFSSEGTVTNTSSAYGYHVPNQWQGRYDEYIEIIGDKAGAFTASALLSSNAVDAVHLLQKASGAKVKFVHVVRNPFDNIATMVLRHKDIRERTGDHQQKVEAPEIMATKIREYFHFAEGSQKARSEFPSQVIDIPSKDFVQFPAETLRRVCDFLEIGCSERYIQECSSVVDTVPSKTRDFVEWSVENKMKVENEMKRFPFLKDYSYND